AAAATACTCATCCTAATCTTACTGGCCAAATGATAAAATTGTTAATGAATAAATTCATATACATAAGTGATTCTGCTGTGATAAAAGAGGTGTCAAAACTTGCTACGAGAAAAGTAGAGTTGCTGTTGACGATGTCTGCAGATAGCATCCATAGACAGTTGAAACGAGAAGATCTTCTAGAAATAACACATAATCTCAACAAAAAAAACTTCTGTACCAAGTTAGTAAGATTGTTTGGTTTCTGAAAATAGCTATCCCACATCTCCAAATACACTGCTCGACAATTGATAGGGATCACATATAAATTTCTCTTAATTCGTGGTTTCGTTGATTTATCTGGAACATCAGAGTCCTTTCAGGAAAAACTGGGATATTTTAAGTTGTtctcataattttcttttcctacTCGCTCTATAAGAGCAAAAACtcctgaaataaattgatggaaGTCAGGGATCcccatcaattgttgagcagtgtagtgTGTAGTTCTTCGGTGTGAAAGGACTTTTAATGATTTCCAGATTTGAATCATTGCTTGGTCTTCTTGGAAAGCTGGGAATTAAATTTTATGATTTCAAACAGCCATTTATTGCACAGAGAAGAATTATAGATCCTGAGATAATAAAGGACCTAAACATCGATAAAGAATGGTACCTTAGTCAGTTAAAACACAAATTAAGTAATGTTAAAATGGGCAAAGAAGTTGCCAGAATGTTGAGTATGTTGACTTATTCCGAACAGTTGGAACTGATTGGAAGCGAATACTTTGATGGACAAATCTTAAAATACTGCATAGATTGTGGGGTGGAGCACCATCAAAATCACCAAGTGGAAGAAATTCCTGATATACTGAAGGCTTCAATACAACACATGTGTAAAGAAGTGAATAGAATAGTTGAAGATTTCTGGAAACAAAATCAGGTTAGTAATTAAAAAAGTATTTGTTTTGGCTGAaagaataaaactaaaaatataaaATCACTCTTTTGCAGTCtggaaatttttcttcattctcTGGGAAAGATTTGTTCAGGAAATCAGAACATAACTTAAACTCTGAATGTTTGAGTGTTGCAGAATTGTCGAAAATCCTCAGTTATTTAATTCCTAGTGTTGTTTCCTACCTCAAAGCAGTACCAAAAATTCCCTTGTTAGAAGTAGATGACGTTAATTCCTCAAATATTATCAAATTAAATATTATATCATTCAGGTTGATAAATTATATTATTGATACTAAAAGACCGTTTGATGTGATGTTAACGAGTGTCAGTTTAGATTGTTTGAATTCAATATTGAAACAGGATAAATGTTTCACATATTTAAATTCAAAAGATCGTTTTACGTGGTCTTGCTCGTTGATTTCTGATGTATATAAAATTAAACTTTTTTTAACAGAGGACGAAGATCATTGTTTTGAGTCAACATGTGGCGTAATCCCCGAAAATATAATTaataaattcgaaaattccGAAATTGCCGAGTCTTGTTCACATCTCTATTCCTTAATAAATTGGATTTTCTTGACGAGAAAACAAGAATCTAATATTCCTGATTTTTTTATATCTAATTTAAATAGTATTATCAATTCTCTGGGTAGATTATCCTTATTTAATTCCTGTATGTTGATACCCTCTAAAGCATGGGACAGGGGACTAGATGCAAGTTCATTTTCCTTCCAAAATCCTGTTATTTCCCTACCAGTCGAATTACTGCAAGACCGGGAAATTTTAGAAGATTATCTGTTTAGGTGAGTGCCAATGTTGTGAACTTCCTTAAATTCCTTAATGAGGGACTTTTAGTTTTTCCCTCTTGTATTTAGACTTTTCTCCCAtacatatttttttagaataacACTTCTTGGGTGGAATTCAAGGCAGCAGTTTGAAGAGACTTGGATGTGCTTACTGAGTGTCTTGTGCAATTCCCCATCTGATGACAACAGTGCTGAAGAATCTAACGAAATATATACAACCATTTCTTTAGCACTCAAAGGAATCACTTCAATGCTTTTCCAAACAATGTATTACCCTGTTCCAGGAAAAAAGAACCATTCGGTGTTGTTGAGTGTTTCCAGGGATGAACCTATATTAGGGGATAAAATGAGGTTTGTAAAACGAAGATTCAGATTATTTTGTCCTGAATGCGTATTTTTCTTCTTGTAGCATGAAGAAATTGAAGGATATCCAAACCTGCATAAGGAATAAGTACAATGGATCCCCTTATTTTTCGGGAAAAAATGTCAAAATGAATATTCCATTTGATGAATCCAACATGCAAAATTTCTTTCCATCTGGTCAGATGTCCATCAAATATTTCCTCATAGCTCTAGGTATTTTAGAAAACATTGACGATAAGTGTTTGGCGTATCAAGTTTTAAAAAGAAGAGACAAAGTATTGGAATGTAGTGGACTGGACATAACTTCGTGTTTACATTTCCTACAGGATTTTTTCACACAACTTCTGCAGTATCAGGTACAAAACATCTATATTTGTACAAAAATGTAtccaaaatttttattatttttttcagaatatcaaTTCTTTGGTTCTACTCCACGAGTCTGTAATATCTATTTTAGTGCTCTCTGATCTCTTCACCGATAAATCTCAGTTCAGTTGGATGATGGATTTATTCATGGACTTGCTGAAGCTGCATGCTGTTGAGGATGAACTGTTGCATCTGTATCTGATCGTTGGTGTTTGTAAAGCTGCTGCAATTTTGAATCCGGTAACATATTATACTAATATCAAAgcgattgaaattcattcaaaattattttgaagGAGTTGGAAGTGTATGAaacagtaaaaaaatatttgtctACATTTTTGAAAAGTTCATATATTCCATCGAGGCTAGCTTGTCTACATGGGTTGTTATTTATTTTGGAAGGATGTAAGCTGAACAACATTTCAATAGGAGGAATTTCTGAGGAATTGCAGTTGATACTTCCATGTGCCGTAGAGTATCTACAGAATAATCTTATTATTTCTAACAAGTATGTGTGGTGAATTTTTAAGTTTAAAATTTCTACATGTTTGATCAATTTCAGCAGTATACCTCAATCTCAAGAACATACATTAGCCATGTGGTCTGTGGCTTTTTATATTATAGAAAATATAGATGAAACGCATTTAGGTCCTGGTTTTGTTGAAGATGCTGTTTCTCATGCTATATCTGTTGTATCAAAATCCACAACAGGCATTGTGGAATACAAATTCGTAATGCAGGTATGAATAGAATTGAAcagaaaaatgataaaactcGGAATCTTAGCATGGTCCGAAACGACGAAGTAGTTTATCAAGCTGGATATACGGTGTTTTAAGCTGATTGCTTGAAAACTGAGGATGAGGGGTTGGGGTTCACCGAGGTTTTGCTGCCTGACTGCTAAACAGCTTGGGGTCGCTGTTCTATTTAAATTCGATCTTAAAATGTCAGATTACTTAGCTTTACATCAAGATTGGTTGTATAATTATCAGGAATTCAGTGACATTTCATATCGTAGAGACTTGactgaattttatttcagaaattgcAGAGGTTGATCGCacaaagaagaaatattttggaGAATTTCGGTAAGAAAATTGTGAAAGTGGCATTTGATGGGCTGAAGAGTTCAAATTCATTCATCGCAGTTACATCGATCCAGTTACTTTTCACTTATATGTACATAGGTAAGGGAGTACTGAAATACGAATATCGCTTTCCAAATGCTTTATTGTTATATTACTTTCAGAATACGCTGAGCATGTTGAATCTAGCAACGAACAAAGTAGTCCAGAAATTTTAGTACAAACAGTGGAGAAATTCTCTGCGCTATTTGAGTATATAAAAAGAGGATATATTTTTGAAGCGGAAATAGTATGTTCTTTATTACCTCAAGTACTGGACGATTTCTTCACGCCAGCGGATATTTTGACTAAAGTAATAGGGGAGTTTTTATCAGCACAGCAACCACACCAGAAGTTTTTGAGTAAAGTTGTGTTTCATGTGAGTTCTTTCTCCATGTAAAGTATAGATgaatatcatattttttccaGCTTTTTCAAAGTGCAATTCGTCAGAATCAATTAACACTCCTTCAAGACTGGATTGTGTTCAGTCTGCCCAATTTCACACAAAATTTCTCCTATCCCATGGCAACCTGGTGTTTGACCTGTTTTTTCATCAGTGCTAGCCGAAACCAGTGGTTAACAGCTTTATTTCCCTACATCCAGACCAGAATACAGAGATACGAGTATGAAGACCGGGAAATATTGTGTGTGGCTGGTTCGGATTTTTACAAAAATCTATCGACTGAAAAGCAAAAAGACACTTTCAAAGCTAACTTCAAAATGGTTAAGAATTTACCTGATATGCCGTTCAGTGATTTGTTATCTTCTCTGTGAATTTTAATAATTGAAATGTTGGAGATTTTTATGCAATGTTGATTTAAACTTGAATATTATGAAGTTTGGGAACTTACTGACTTTTAATATCCGCCGCAGCAAAAATTAGTAATAATTGCTACTAGGCAATTTCGTAGTTATAAAGAGCTGATCTATATcaaaaaatttggtaaaaaCTTTTTTGAACGTCCCCTATACAGCTTTAAGGGTTAAACATTTTTCACCTGCCCCTGTACATAAGTTCGAAGGTTCAGGGGAAGGTGAGGAATGTTTCGCTGCACAGGTGACGTCCAAAAATcgttttaccaaatttttatgcaaGCAATTTTATATACCAGCTCTTAACAGCTGTGAAATTGCCTGATGGCAGTGAATTTATGAAGATTTATACGAATAGGCCGATTGTGAATGCCTTGTGGCTCTTTCGAAGCTGGTTTAATCGCGACGGAATACACAGGagcattcgaaaaaaattctaatgCTCCAATTGTCCAAGGACAATTTCGCCAAATTTATATGAGGTCTCGctattttaataataattcatatttaaCCAATTACCAAAACATCTCATGGTTGTAGGATTAATTTAGTCTTAATAAGTTgatttattcatcaaataatCCTGACAAAACCTCAACAAGGATAAGGATTCAATAAACTTCACtttttctaaatatttttttattataagaatGCTAAAAACCAAGAACCTCTTTATGATCGAAGTAATATATTCTTTTGGAAGTATTCCCAATTGTTCAGTTcaaaagaataaaaattttgCTCTAATAGAAAAGAATTAGcccaaaatttttcatctttttctgTACTTCCCTTCAACTGTAACAAAACTATTCATACctataaaaaaacaatttttcgaaaaatatgaccagatgtacaaaaaacatttttaaaGTACTTTCCAGTCATACTTCTTTCATAAGTCTTTCTTCGAACAGTAAGATACATCCAAGcctcaatataaataaaaattcgaaaatggaaaatttgcgtTTTAATAAACAATTTTCGGAAATCAATCATTATTTTATCTACATTAATCAAAGGACCAATCGTTTTCCAGCATCAAGCTAAGAAAATTTAAACACAGGACACACTTTACATTCTGAATAAATAAGATCCTTACTTAAGACTATGAAACtcttatttttaaaaaatataaacATGGAATTTTGTGTCTTGAAGAGAAGGCTGTTAATCCAGTCACTGGCAACATCACTTAAGAAGGAAAACCTGTAGGTGGTTGACCAGGCACTGAATATTGCGGCCTGAAATTTCCAAAGTTGGCAGCGGCTGCTGCAAATCCTGGAAGGTTGGTAGCACTGAAGCCGGCAGGATATTGACTCATCACTTGGGCTATAAAGAGTATCAATAATACATAATGTTTGCTCACCATATGAATAATCAAATTAACGACTATCAAAAGAGGCTTAACTCACCAGCTGGTTGAGTGTTAGACGATGCAGTAGCTGCAAGTCTTGATAAAATGCTCCGTTCAGACATCTGTAGTCTTTGGGCTACTGGGGGTATACGAGCAAGTGTTGCTGGTAGTCTGGATACATCCGACTTCATATCTGACAGAAGTTCTTCCAACTGATTAAGGACctaaaaatggaataagatttGAAAATCCGGAAAACTAAAGTCTTAGTTTAGACCTACCTTATGGAGAACAGCATTTGCAGGTTTATTACCGGCCAAAGATTCTTTGCTTAGATGTTGATGAGATTCAGCCAAACATTCGACCTCTGCAAACCTAGCATTGAGTGACATTGCTGGATGATTGGGATCttgtgtcagattgagataagCAGCTCTTCTCAATTGTTCTTCTATCACAAGAGCTTGTTCTAGCAGCTTGAAAACATAACAaacaaattattaaaataataataatacagaaATCACAAATTTAAAACAGCATTTATAGAAAcaattggaaataaaaaagtGAAACTCACTTTGAATCGCCTAGCCAGAAACTTATTCTTAATCTCCAAGAAATTCCCTTTGCCAACATCCATTTTGAATGGTTCATTTATGATTGAAAATCTTATGTCAGCTTGTATATCCTGCCATCTTCCATAGCCGTGAGTTACTATTCCAGCTAACAGCCAGTAATCATGTCTACGATGCCAAATTTCATATTCTCTTCCTGGAGTTGCAGCCTTCTCTTCATTCAACCATAGAGTGTGTAATTCTGTGAAACCTCCATCGGCTATATTGAACATAAATCGTTTCTTAGCCTCCTCCGCATCTTCAGCTCTCTTATCTTTTTTATCTTCATCGATGGTTATTACATCATCTTTTTCGTTTTTGACTTCAGGTTTTTTCTctggttcattttcatttttaactgTAGGTTTGTCTTCTTCTTGCTTGACTTCCTTTTCTTTTTCTGGTTCTTCCTTGATTTCTTCAGACTCTTTCTTCACCTTATCATCTTCGTCAACCTCCATTTTCTCCGGGGGAGTATCTGCCTTCTCTCCTTCTTTCTCAGTGTTAGTTTTAACGTCTTCTTGCTCCTTTTCTTTCTCACTGGCTTCTTTGACTTTCTCTTTGTCTTCATCCTTTTCGACTTTCACTTCCttttctttatcctcttcctctttttccttttctttttcGACATTTTCAACTTGGGTGGGAGCAGGACTAGGGGCAGCGCTAGTAGCTGGCGTGGCACTAGTGCTGGTTGTCGTACTTTTTGTGTCATCTTGGGCTTCTTTCTTATTCTGTTCCAAGATTGATTTTTTAATAACTTCCGGCATACTGTATTCTCCATTTATATGCTCGAATTCCTGTACCTTCTTCCTGATCAAGGACATAACACCAATTCTTGTTAAAACGTGCTGTCTGCTCAATCCTTCTCTCGGTACACCGTCGGCGAAAGTTTCAGCATTGTCAGCACCAGGTTCACAAAGATGCCTCATGAATAGGGAAACGTATGCCCTGAAATTTTTCTCTGATTTTCCCCTGAGATCTCTCACTAACCATTGAGAATTGAACGCATCTTGTGGAGGCATACCATACCGCATTATAGCATTCAAGAACGCCTTTCTCTGCCTAGCATTGAAACCAAGTACCTCGATATTTCCCCCAACTCTAGCCAATAGGGGAGGTAGAGGCCTGTCTTTTTCCTCCTTCCTTTCCATTCGCCTCCTACTTCTACGGCTAAGGTCAGTACCGTCATTCTTCTCATCGAAATCGTCGTCTTCCTTATCCTCATCGGAACCGGCAGAGAAGTCGGAATTGTAGTCGGACAAATTTTCTTGCCATGTGGTATCTTCGCGGGTGTCGGTTGTCATGCCACCGTCGTTGTAATTCACTTGTTTTCTGACACGCTTGCCTTTACCAAGCGTCCTAGCGATGTCTTCTTGTTGTTGTTCGTAGTGGTGCCTCAACAGTTTTATCCAATATGCCGGATCGGTGTTTTCAGCTTCTTGTTTTATGATTTCGGTGTCGACTTCTTCTTCGTTATCGCCTTCTTTAGTCACGTAACTGGCTACTTTGAAAGAACTGAGGTATTCGTTGGCCCAATTTTCCTTCTGCTCGATACCTTCTTTCGAACGATCGAGTAACTCCATCACAGCCTTGTCATCGTAATGTATGGCTTCATCTTCTTTTCCCTCGTCTtctttgaataattcttcagtACCGAATCTCAATATGTCGTCCAATTCCTGCTTCGTGAAATTTGAACCTTTTCCTCCCATACCAGGCCTTACGACCAAATGGGTCAACATCATTTTTCTCTTAGCCACCTGGGTCACTCTTTCCTCAACACTGTTCCTGGTTACGAATCGATAAATCATAACCTTGTTCGCTTGACCGATACGGTGAGCCCTGGAGAAGGCTTGGATGTCGTTGTGCGGATTCCAGTCGGAATCGTAGATAATTACAGTGTCGGCTGTCGCTAGATTGATACCCAAACCTCCAGCTCTTGTGGATAGTAAGAAAACAAACTGAGGTGCCCCAGGTGCGTTGAACCGATCGATAGCCTCCTGTCTGGCGGTTCCCGTTATAGCACCATCAATTCTTTCGTATTTATAACCTTCTCCTTCGAGAAAATCTTCGAGAATATCCAACATCTTGGTCATCTGCGAGAAGATAAGTACTCTGTGTCCCTGATCCCTgagaattttcaacattttcgaaagtaGCACCAACTTCCCTGAAGCTTTGGTCAAACTTGTGACTTCGTAGCTGCCTTGAGGGCCTACGGGGGCCTCTTCTGAAGCGGCAGGGAACAGATAAGGATGATTGCAACACTTTTTGAGATCCATCATGATGTTGAGCAAAGATACCGATTGTCCACCACCTTTCGGATTTAAAGCTTCAAAGTTCCTGGTTAGGATGTATTTATAGTATTTCTTCTGCATGGGGGAAAGTTCAACTCGTACgataaattccgactttgaggGCATATTTTTCAGTACGTCAGCTTTCAAACGCCGAAGCATGTGCGGTCCCAACATCTCATGCAACTTCTTCACCTGATCTTCCTTGGAGATGTCGGCGAATTCGTTTTGGAAACTAGCCAGATCGTTGAATTTCTGACTGTTCAAGAAGTTCAACAAGTGGAACAATTCTTCTAAATTGTTCTGTAGCGGCGTTCCGGTGAGCAACAATTTGTAAGCGATGTTATAACCGTTTAACAATCTGAAAAATTTCGACTGATTACTCTTCAATCTGTGAGCTTCGTCCACTACCAGCACTGCCCATTCGATGGAACCCAAACAAGCCGCATCAATAGAAACCAGCTCATAACTGGTCAATAAAACGTTAAACTTAACAGAGGAAGCCCTGATTTTCGAAGGACGGCCTCCCTTACAGGCACCCTCTTCGAAACTCAACTCGTTTTCGCGGATGACCGCTCTGGAATCCTTGTCCCCAACGTAGGTTATCACATAAAAATCTGGGGCCCACGTTTCGAATTCTCTTTCCCAATTTATGATTGTGGAAAGTGGTACGGAGACTAAGAACGGGCCTTTGCAATGTCCTTCCTTGTACAACGAATACAAGAAAGTGATGGTCTGAATGGTTTTTCCCAGACCCATCTCGTCGGCTAATATTGTGTCGATACCCTGGCCCCATGAATACCTCAACCAGTTCAGACCTTCCAATTGGTACGGATGGAGCTGCATGCCGCATTCGTCTAGATAAATCGGTTGTTTGTCGTATTTTTTCTTCAGATCCGTTGTAGGTTTTTCCGGTGGGGGAGTATAACGTCTAACTGCAGTTTTTTCCTCGTCGTCCATCAGTTCGCGAGTTTTTCCCTTCCTGCCCTTTTTCTTCTTGTTGCCCGTATAGGCCGCACGGAGATCCATGTAATATTCAATGGCCTGTTTCAATCCGGGAATTTCATCAGACTCTTCTTCCCACGTTGCTTGATCATAAGGTAGTTCCCTCCATTTCACCAGATAAAGGGTACGTCCGTCTCTCATAGTTCGATGATTTATAACACGGTGAACGACTAACCATTCCGGTTTCACTCCGTATCTGTAGAATCTTTCTTCGAGATCCTCGTCTTTCGAACCTCCCATTGAAAGAATCCTTTTGGCGCGTAGATCGTTGTCGTCAATCGGCTCCTCTAGTTTCGGCGGTTCCTCCATGTCGTACTTTCTCGTGTATATCCTGAACATGAGGGGATGATACACGTCGAGCTGCAGTTCAGTGATCCAGTCGCAATGCCAGTAAGATCTCTCGTGCCATTTGACGAAAAACTCTCGTCTTCTCGTAACCCTTCCCTTGTCGTCCCCTTCCTTAGATTTGTCCTCTACCCATTTCCAGGTCAACAGCTTGGCCACTTTTCCCTTGAGGGGAGGACATCCGCATCTCGGACACTTCCAGTCGCCGTCGGGAACTTCGGTAAGGGGCGGATTGAGACAGTGGGTATGATAGGCAGAAGGACAAGAATCGCAACAAAGAAGCTCTCCTCCATCTTTGCAGATTCTGCAGAATTCTTGATGCTCATCGTCGTCTTGATCGGCAGGGCCCTCGTTCTCACAATGGGGACAGCTCCATTTGCCCTCGGGGGCTTCTTCGAGTTCAGGCTCAAGACAAACTAAGTGATAAGCTCTCGGGCATGTGTCGCAAAGAATAATTTCCCCGCCCTGCTGACAAACCTCACAATAATCCTGATGCTGGAAGGAAAAAAATACATGTTTGTACCTCAACTGGGCAGAATGTGGGTCAATTATATATAGGAATGAGGGGGGTTCCACTCACCTCATAGGGCTCTTCCTCTTTTTTGGTTGTTCTCCTCCTTCTTTTACTCTTGCTACCAAACTTTGTTTTAGCCTTCTTTTTGGGAAGAGGGGTGGCTTCTTCTTGAGCTTCACTGCCTTCTTCTTCTTTAGTTTCTTCTGCCGCCTTCTTATCTTCCTTATCATCATTATCCTGAAGCATCTGCTCAAACTCTGCATCAGAATCTCTGTCAGATCCTGCATTGCTGCCTTCACCTTCTTCATCCTAAAAAGGAAATAATACAAACATAGTTTTTGCGGCTTGACAACGATCATTGTTGGATTAAAatcaattttgaattaattggacTTACTGAACTTCCTCTCTTCCTTTTTccaagttttattttgagagtGGGGACTTTGGaagttttttttccacccttctTTCCCCTGGAACTTCTTTTCCTCTTTTTACTATCTTCatcgtcatcctcttcatcttcATCATCATATTCCTCCATCTAATTAACAATTAAGTActtattttaataaaaaaatataaaattcatcatttttatcTCGAAACCCATCTAATAAAATCATACCTTGGCAGTTGATGTTCTTGGCCTTGTGGGTTTTGAATATTCAGGTTCTGAAGTACTTGCAGCTGCTTGTTCCTGTTGTAAATGGGGGTTAATGTTCGAGAATTCTCTCCATTTTGCAGCTACCAACATCATAAGTTTCGACATTGGAACCTAAATTGAAATTGTGTTAAAAAAGTGAAAACTTTAAAAAAGAACATAGTTACTTTTGGGTTTTCCTTAGCAAGTAAAGGTCTGACATGTTGTTGGAAAAGTTTATATGTagtcaaattttgaaaatctgatTCTGAATATTCCAAGTTAACATCCGTTAGTCCAAAAGTTGAACAGACTTCATCAATGGTGGGCATTCCTAAAACAGCAATTTATTTTTCTCTCTGCCACCAAATGATTCAATCAAGAGCTCCTAAATCTcagtaacaaaatattttcttttcctcaGAAATTtagcacaatattttttttttttaattacctcCTGATGCAGCACTGCTTTCTTGAACAGGTGTTGGAGGTGCAGAATGCTTAGTAGAACCCCTAGACTTTCTGCTCTTCCTACTTGACCCATAGTCAGAGTCACCACCGTTCTCTTCTTCCACACCAAAATCACTCTCCTACAAAGTAAACGAATGAATTATTCTTGGATTGAATCAATTAACCAAAACTTACATCACCACtatcatttttcttttttttcttcttctttttgccTTTCTTGTCTTCCCCTCGGGCTTTTCGTTTCTTACCCTTCTTACGTTTCCTACTGTCATCTGGTTCATAGTCATCATCCTCttcctaaaataaaattttcctcaAGACTCTCCAAATCTCACATgactttttgaattaaaaaaaaaattccaagttACCACTTCTTTGGGAGCTCCATCTTCAGATTCTGGCTCATTTTCTATTTGATTCCCTGAACCTTCTTCACCAGCATCTTCTTCTGCTGAAAGATTTCAAATAAAACATCAAACAAAATAAGGAAGGAAATTGGCAAAATTACACATTTCACTTTCTTACTTATCAGAGCTTAGGAGTGAAAGATAATAAGTGAAAAGAGACAAAAAATACAGGCGCACTGGTTAACACTAATTAATTATGTATAAGTTAGATGAAAAAAAGGGACTTGCAAGGATACTTTCTTCAAGGTgacgaaaaaaagaaaatgctTACGGAAAACTTGATTCACTGTTTTGAATTAAAACAATGCAGTAGTGCATAAAATTTATCTCTTCAAAAACAAAGCGGTAAACAACCAAGACTTACCGGCAAAGGATTCCTCCACCTCTTCATCAGATGCCATTGTTATATCAATACTCACTCACAGAGATTTCCTGGAAATAACCAAGAAACAAATATATctattaataatattatttaaatttttattgacaACTTTTTGCAAGTACTTGGCGCTTTTCACATACAACATCCG
Above is a window of Coccinella septempunctata chromosome 5, icCocSept1.1, whole genome shotgun sequence DNA encoding:
- the LOC123312768 gene encoding chromodomain-helicase-DNA-binding protein Mi-2 homolog isoform X2, producing MASDEEVEESFAEEDAGEEGSGNQIENEPESEDGAPKEVEEDDDYEPDDSRKRKKGKKRKARGEDKKGKKKKKKKKNDSGDESDFGVEEENGGDSDYGSSRKSRKSRGSTKHSAPPTPVQESSAASGGMPTIDEVCSTFGLTDVNLEYSESDFQNLTTYKLFQQHVRPLLAKENPKVPMSKLMMLVAAKWREFSNINPHLQQEQAAASTSEPEYSKPTRPRTSTAKMEEYDDEDEEDDDEDSKKRKRSSRGKKGGKKTSKVPTLKIKLGKRKRGSSDEEGEGSNAGSDRDSDAEFEQMLQDNDDKEDKKAAEETKEEEGSEAQEEATPLPKKKAKTKFGSKSKRRRRTTKKEEEPYEHQDYCEVCQQGGEIILCDTCPRAYHLVCLEPELEEAPEGKWSCPHCENEGPADQDDDEHQEFCRICKDGGELLCCDSCPSAYHTHCLNPPLTEVPDGDWKCPRCGCPPLKGKVAKLLTWKWVEDKSKEGDDKGRVTRRREFFVKWHERSYWHCDWITELQLDVYHPLMFRIYTRKYDMEEPPKLEEPIDDNDLRAKRILSMGGSKDEDLEERFYRYGVKPEWLVVHRVINHRTMRDGRTLYLVKWRELPYDQATWEEESDEIPGLKQAIEYYMDLRAAYTGNKKKKGRKGKTRELMDDEEKTAVRRYTPPPEKPTTDLKKKYDKQPIYLDECGMQLHPYQLEGLNWLRYSWGQGIDTILADEMGLGKTIQTITFLYSLYKEGHCKGPFLVSVPLSTIINWEREFETWAPDFYVITYVGDKDSRAVIRENELSFEEGACKGGRPSKIRASSVKFNVLLTSYELVSIDAACLGSIEWAVLVVDEAHRLKSNQSKFFRLLNGYNIAYKLLLTGTPLQNNLEELFHLLNFLNSQKFNDLASFQNEFADISKEDQVKKLHEMLGPHMLRRLKADVLKNMPSKSEFIVRVELSPMQKKYYKYILTRNFEALNPKGGGQSVSLLNIMMDLKKCCNHPYLFPAASEEAPVGPQGSYEVTSLTKASGKLVLLSKMLKILRDQGHRVLIFSQMTKMLDILEDFLEGEGYKYERIDGAITGTARQEAIDRFNAPGAPQFVFLLSTRAGGLGINLATADTVIIYDSDWNPHNDIQAFSRAHRIGQANKVMIYRFVTRNSVEERVTQVAKRKMMLTHLVVRPGMGGKGSNFTKQELDDILRFGTEELFKEDEGKEDEAIHYDDKAVMELLDRSKEGIEQKENWANEYLSSFKVASYVTKEGDNEEEVDTEIIKQEAENTDPAYWIKLLRHHYEQQQEDIARTLGKGKRVRKQVNYNDGGMTTDTREDTTWQENLSDYNSDFSAGSDEDKEDDDFDEKNDGTDLSRRSRRRMERKEEKDRPLPPLLARVGGNIEVLGFNARQRKAFLNAIMRYGMPPQDAFNSQWLVRDLRGKSEKNFRAYVSLFMRHLCEPGADNAETFADGVPREGLSRQHVLTRIGVMSLIRKKVQEFEHINGEYSMPEVIKKSILEQNKKEAQDDTKSTTTSTSATPATSAAPSPAPTQVENVEKEKEKEEEDKEKEVKVEKDEDKEKVKEASEKEKEQEDVKTNTEKEGEKADTPPEKMEVDEDDKVKKESEEIKEEPEKEKEVKQEEDKPTVKNENEPEKKPEVKNEKDDVITIDEDKKDKRAEDAEEAKKRFMFNIADGGFTELHTLWLNEEKAATPGREYEIWHRRHDYWLLAGIVTHGYGRWQDIQADIRFSIINEPFKMDVGKGNFLEIKNKFLARRFKLLEQALVIEEQLRRAAYLNLTQDPNHPAMSLNARFAEVECLAESHQHLSKESLAGNKPANAVLHKVLNQLEELLSDMKSDVSRLPATLARIPPVAQRLQMSERSILSRLAATASSNTQPAAQVMSQYPAGFSATNLPGFAAAAANFGNFRPQYSVPGQPPTGFPS